In the genome of Neorhizobium sp. NCHU2750, one region contains:
- a CDS encoding error-prone DNA polymerase codes for MSYAELQVTTHFSFLRGASSAQELFETAKALGIEVLGVVDRNSLAGIVRALEASRATGLRLVVGCRLDLADGMSVLVYPTDRAAYSRLTRLITLGKSRGGKNNCILHWDDVVAYNDGMIGILVPDLPDDTCGIQLRKMAEVFGDRAYVSLCLRRRQNDQLRLHEISNLAARFKVRPVVTNDVLFHEPGRRQLQDIVTCIRTRTTIDEVGFERERHADRYLKPPEEMQRLFPRYRQALARTMEIVRRCTFSLEELTYQYPEEAIVPGKDAQASLEHYVWQCVPDRYPEGLPPDVLKVVRHELDLIRTMKYAPYFLTVFSIVRYARSQGILCQGRGSAANSAVCYILGITSIDPSTNDLLFERFVSQERDEPPDIDVDFEHERREEVIQWIYRTYTREKAALCATVTRYRARGAIRDVGKALGLPEDVIKALSSGMWSWSEEVCDRNVRELNLNPDDRRLVLTLKLAQQLMGAPRHLGQHPGGFVLTHDRLDDLVPIEPATMKDRQIIEWDKDDVEALKFMKVDILALGMLTCMAKAFDLIREHKDRDLNLSKIEQEDSATYAMIRKADTLGTFQIESRAQMAMLPRLKPRTFYDLVVQVAIVRPGPIQGDMVHPYLRRREGKEAVEYPTPELEAVLGKTLGVPLFQESAMRVAMVCAGFTGGEADQLRKSMATFKFTGGVSQFKDKLVSGMVRNGYAPEFAEKTFSQLEGFGSYGFPESHAASFALIAYASSYIKCHYPEAFCAALINSQPMGFYAPAQIVGDARAHGVEVRPVCINRSRWDCTLERIGNSDRHAVRLGFRQVKGLAVADAARVVAARMNNAFVSVDDMWRRTGVPSEALVQLAKADAFLPSLKLARRDALWAIKALRDQPLPLFAAAAEREMAAIAEQQEPEVALRQMTDGHNVIEDYSHTGLTLRQHPIAFLRKDLSVRNIITCAEAMNSRDGRWVYTAGLVLVRQKPGSANGVMFITIEDETGPANLVVWPTLFEKRRRVVLGSSMMAINGRIQREGEVVHLVAQQLFDLSGDLTGLADRDEEFKLPAGRGDEFAHGSPGSSDTRDKSKPVVAPRDIFTPDLHIDTLKIKSRNFH; via the coding sequence ATGAGCTATGCCGAGCTGCAGGTCACGACCCATTTTTCGTTCTTGCGCGGTGCAAGCTCGGCGCAGGAACTGTTCGAGACCGCGAAGGCTCTCGGCATCGAAGTCCTCGGCGTTGTCGATCGCAATTCGCTTGCCGGAATCGTCCGGGCGCTTGAAGCATCGCGCGCCACCGGCTTACGCCTCGTTGTCGGTTGCCGGCTTGATCTGGCCGACGGCATGTCGGTGCTGGTCTACCCGACCGACCGGGCTGCCTATTCCCGGCTGACCCGCCTCATCACGCTCGGCAAGTCGCGCGGCGGCAAGAACAACTGTATCCTGCACTGGGACGACGTCGTCGCATACAATGACGGCATGATCGGCATTCTTGTGCCGGACCTACCGGATGACACCTGCGGGATCCAGCTGCGCAAGATGGCCGAGGTGTTTGGTGATCGCGCCTATGTGTCGCTTTGTCTGCGCCGTCGGCAGAACGACCAGTTGCGCCTGCATGAGATTTCCAATCTTGCGGCGCGGTTCAAGGTGCGGCCGGTCGTCACCAATGATGTCCTCTTCCATGAGCCGGGCCGCCGGCAGTTGCAGGACATTGTCACCTGCATCCGAACCCGCACGACGATCGACGAAGTCGGCTTCGAACGCGAGCGCCACGCCGATCGCTACCTGAAGCCGCCCGAAGAAATGCAGCGGTTGTTTCCGCGATACCGGCAAGCCCTCGCGCGAACCATGGAGATCGTCCGTCGCTGCACGTTCTCGCTCGAGGAACTCACCTACCAATATCCGGAGGAGGCGATCGTGCCGGGCAAGGATGCTCAGGCCTCACTGGAACATTATGTCTGGCAATGCGTGCCCGACCGCTATCCGGAGGGACTACCGCCCGACGTGTTGAAGGTCGTGCGGCACGAGCTCGATCTCATCCGTACCATGAAATACGCCCCGTATTTTCTGACCGTCTTTTCGATCGTGCGTTATGCTCGGTCTCAAGGCATTCTCTGCCAGGGGAGGGGCTCCGCCGCCAACAGTGCCGTCTGCTACATCCTCGGCATTACCAGCATCGATCCCTCGACCAACGACCTTCTGTTCGAGCGTTTTGTATCCCAGGAGCGCGACGAGCCGCCGGACATCGATGTCGATTTCGAGCACGAGCGGCGCGAGGAGGTGATCCAGTGGATCTATCGAACCTATACCAGAGAAAAGGCAGCGCTCTGCGCCACCGTGACGCGCTACCGGGCGCGCGGCGCGATCCGCGATGTCGGCAAGGCGCTCGGCCTGCCGGAGGACGTGATCAAGGCGCTGTCATCCGGCATGTGGTCCTGGTCGGAAGAGGTCTGCGATCGCAATGTCCGCGAGCTCAATCTCAATCCAGACGACCGGCGTCTTGTGCTGACTTTGAAGCTCGCACAGCAACTGATGGGCGCCCCGCGCCATCTCGGCCAACACCCCGGCGGTTTTGTCCTCACTCATGATCGGCTCGACGATCTCGTGCCGATCGAACCGGCGACGATGAAGGACCGCCAGATCATCGAGTGGGACAAGGACGACGTCGAAGCCCTCAAATTCATGAAGGTGGACATCCTGGCGCTTGGAATGCTGACCTGCATGGCCAAGGCCTTCGATCTGATCCGCGAGCACAAGGACCGCGATCTTAATCTCTCGAAAATCGAGCAGGAGGATTCTGCGACCTATGCGATGATCCGCAAGGCCGATACGCTCGGCACGTTCCAGATAGAAAGCCGCGCGCAGATGGCGATGCTGCCGCGGTTGAAACCCCGGACCTTCTACGACCTTGTGGTACAAGTCGCAATTGTCCGGCCCGGTCCGATCCAGGGGGACATGGTGCATCCCTATCTGCGCCGGCGAGAAGGCAAGGAGGCAGTCGAATATCCGACGCCGGAGCTGGAAGCGGTGCTCGGCAAGACGCTCGGCGTGCCGCTGTTTCAGGAGTCGGCGATGCGCGTCGCGATGGTCTGCGCCGGCTTTACCGGTGGCGAAGCCGACCAGCTGCGCAAGTCGATGGCGACTTTCAAGTTCACCGGCGGCGTCTCGCAGTTCAAGGACAAACTCGTCTCCGGCATGGTGAGGAACGGCTACGCGCCGGAATTCGCCGAAAAGACCTTCTCCCAGCTCGAAGGCTTTGGCTCCTATGGTTTTCCGGAGAGCCACGCGGCTTCGTTCGCGCTGATCGCCTATGCCTCGAGCTACATCAAATGCCATTATCCGGAAGCCTTTTGCGCGGCGCTCATCAATTCGCAGCCGATGGGTTTTTACGCGCCGGCGCAGATTGTCGGCGACGCGAGAGCCCACGGCGTCGAGGTGCGGCCGGTTTGCATCAACCGGTCGCGGTGGGACTGTACGCTGGAGCGGATCGGCAATTCCGATCGGCATGCTGTCCGGCTCGGTTTCCGGCAGGTGAAAGGACTGGCGGTCGCTGATGCGGCGCGCGTCGTCGCGGCACGCATGAACAATGCCTTTGTCTCGGTCGACGACATGTGGCGTCGAACCGGCGTGCCATCGGAGGCGCTTGTCCAGCTTGCCAAGGCCGATGCCTTTCTGCCGTCCCTGAAGCTTGCGCGCCGCGACGCGCTGTGGGCGATCAAGGCGCTGCGCGACCAACCCTTGCCACTATTTGCGGCCGCCGCCGAGCGGGAGATGGCTGCGATCGCCGAGCAGCAGGAGCCGGAGGTGGCACTTCGGCAGATGACGGACGGGCATAACGTCATCGAGGATTACAGCCATACCGGACTGACATTGCGGCAGCATCCAATCGCCTTCCTGCGCAAGGATTTATCAGTGCGCAACATCATCACCTGTGCCGAGGCGATGAATTCGCGGGACGGGCGTTGGGTTTATACCGCCGGACTTGTCCTGGTGCGGCAAAAGCCCGGATCGGCCAATGGCGTGATGTTCATCACCATTGAGGACGAGACCGGGCCGGCCAATCTCGTTGTCTGGCCGACGCTGTTTGAAAAACGCCGGCGGGTCGTGCTCGGATCCTCGATGATGGCCATCAATGGTCGGATCCAGCGGGAAGGGGAGGTCGTGCATCTTGTCGCCCAGCAGCTGTTCGACCTGTCAGGCGATCTGACCGGTCTGGCTGATCGCGATGAAGAGTTCAAGCTGCCGGCCGGCAGGGGTGATGAGTTCGCCCACGGATCGCCGGGAAGTTCGGATACGCGGGACAAGTCGAAGCCTGTTGTAGCCCCGCGCGACATTTTCACGCCCG